The following proteins are encoded in a genomic region of Prionailurus viverrinus isolate Anna chromosome E3, UM_Priviv_1.0, whole genome shotgun sequence:
- the LOC125154470 gene encoding sesquipedalian-1-like, with product MKLHRKSVLSFFHGYRTQAPDREGILLKKGARNISYQRRWFVLRGNLLFYLEHQADRTPLGLILLENCQVEPRLGATEPYAFTILTPGVEGTEGGRTYKLAAENQGELAAWLWALAGVSWRRLVALLPPLEAQYRELCQAAGQEPSSPPEACGFLATLSPPSSFQELHEHFGKEIRVLQVVRRGLQSSDNRGSRSQAKGEQELNSC from the coding sequence ATGAAACTACACCGAAAGTCCGTGCTCAGTTTCTTCCACGGATACAGAACACAGGCTCCAGACCGGGAGGGCATCTTGCTAAAGAAGGGAGCCCGAAATATCAGCTATCAACGCCGCTGGTTTGTCCTCCGGGGAAACCTCCTCTTCTACCTGGAGCACCAGGCAGACCGCACACCCCTGGGCCTCATCCTCTTAGAAAACTGCCAGGTGGAGCCACGCCTCGGGGCCACAGAACCCTATGCCTTTACCATCTTGACCCCCGGGGTTGAGGGCACAGAAGGTGGGCGGACCTACAAGCTGGCAGCAGAAAACCAGGGAGAGCTGGCAGCGTGGCTGTGGGCACTGGCTGGGGTGAGCTGGAGGCGGCTGGTGGCGCTACTACCCCCACTGGAGGCCCAGTACCGGGAGCTGTGCCAGGCAGCTGGCCAAGAACCCAGCTCACCCCCAGAGGCCTGTGGCTTCCTAGCCACCCTCAGTCCCCCCTCCAGCTTCCAGGAGTTGCACGAGCACTTTGGGAAAGAGATCCGGGTGCTGCAGGTGGTGCGTAGAGGACTCCAGTCCAGTGACAACAGAGGCAGCAGATCCCAGGCAAAGGGGGAGCAGGAGCTCAACAGTTGTTGA